The following coding sequences lie in one Deinococcus cellulosilyticus NBRC 106333 = KACC 11606 genomic window:
- a CDS encoding DNA topoisomerase IB — MTSITRELQDCYYRREGHSLDTFCYFLPDGEPLTEEEEIARLNALGIPPAYTDVFVSPDPEAALQAFGRDKAGRLQYRYHSDFMQKNAEEKWKRLGKFADALPLLRTESARDLKRSTLHPRKVLALMTRLLYIARFRVGSDCYVQQHKTYGLTTLLKRHVKVEGSTVEFKFKGKHSIWQHKVTTDQTLARNMVRLKELPGAFLFKAETEQGIVRLHSHDLNAYIREVMGPFTAKDFRTWGGTLLAAEFLAEVGLPQSERQARKNLTECVKVVAADLGNTPAVVRGHYISPKVFDVYLEGRILDDFKLRNQINSEAHLTESELALKRLLRAKTGASK; from the coding sequence ATGACAAGCATCACACGGGAACTTCAGGACTGCTACTACCGTCGAGAAGGCCACTCGCTGGACACCTTCTGTTACTTTCTGCCAGACGGTGAACCCCTCACCGAAGAGGAGGAAATTGCCCGTCTGAATGCACTGGGCATCCCTCCTGCCTACACGGATGTTTTTGTTTCTCCTGACCCGGAAGCTGCACTGCAGGCTTTTGGCCGGGACAAAGCAGGCCGCCTGCAATACCGTTACCACAGTGACTTCATGCAGAAAAATGCAGAGGAAAAATGGAAGCGGCTCGGGAAATTTGCAGATGCCCTGCCCCTCCTGCGCACCGAGAGTGCCCGTGACCTGAAACGCAGCACCCTGCACCCCCGCAAAGTCCTTGCCCTGATGACCCGACTGCTCTACATTGCCCGTTTTCGGGTGGGCTCAGATTGTTACGTCCAGCAGCACAAAACCTATGGCCTCACCACCCTGCTCAAAAGACATGTGAAGGTGGAAGGCAGCACCGTGGAATTCAAATTCAAGGGCAAGCACAGCATCTGGCAGCACAAGGTCACCACCGACCAGACCCTGGCCCGCAACATGGTTCGCCTCAAGGAACTGCCTGGAGCATTCCTCTTCAAGGCCGAAACAGAACAGGGCATTGTGCGCCTGCATTCCCATGACCTCAATGCCTACATCCGCGAGGTGATGGGGCCTTTCACCGCCAAGGATTTCCGGACCTGGGGAGGAACTTTGCTTGCTGCCGAATTCCTGGCAGAAGTGGGACTGCCCCAGAGTGAGCGCCAGGCCCGCAAGAACCTCACCGAGTGCGTGAAAGTGGTTGCTGCAGACCTTGGGAACACCCCGGCAGTGGTGCGGGGTCACTACATCTCCCCGAAAGTCTTTGACGTGTATCTGGAAGGCCGGATTCTGGACGATTTCAAGCTGAGAAACCAGATCAACAGCGAAGCACACCTCACCGAGTCAGAACTGGCCTTGAAGCGCCTGCTCAGGGCCAAAACCGGCGCTTCAAAATAG
- a CDS encoding YdcF family protein — MILKGPEHFLNMQTPFDRADVAFVSGTRFLAPVQKVLPLLESERISQVLLTGGKRGEDGLTEAERHQKFLLEHGISPERILLENQSMTTLENVVYGFAELLKFHGSHSIVNLRSMLVISKWQHSRRVLMQLKCFLPKNIQYFCLTYETDALLGQWQHDPEQRQRVEKEILRIQQFSGTHLLEPEPFGEGWI, encoded by the coding sequence ATGATTCTCAAGGGTCCTGAGCATTTTCTGAACATGCAAACACCTTTTGACCGTGCAGATGTGGCCTTTGTCTCTGGAACCCGGTTCCTTGCTCCGGTGCAGAAGGTTCTTCCTCTGCTTGAAAGTGAACGAATCTCTCAAGTTCTGCTGACGGGGGGCAAAAGAGGTGAAGATGGTTTAACCGAAGCTGAGAGGCACCAGAAGTTCCTGCTGGAACATGGCATTTCTCCAGAGCGCATCCTTCTGGAAAACCAGTCGATGACCACCCTGGAGAATGTGGTCTACGGCTTCGCTGAACTCCTGAAATTCCACGGGAGTCACAGCATTGTGAATCTCAGAAGCATGCTGGTGATCAGCAAATGGCAGCACAGCAGAAGGGTGTTGATGCAGCTCAAGTGTTTCCTGCCCAAAAACATCCAGTACTTCTGCCTGACCTACGAAACAGATGCCCTGCTCGGACAATGGCAACATGATCCCGAGCAGCGTCAGCGTGTGGAAAAAGAAATCCTGCGCATCCAGCAGTTCTCAGGCACCCACCTGCTGGAACCTGAGCCCTTTGGAGAAGGCTGGATCTGA
- a CDS encoding PQQ-dependent sugar dehydrogenase, whose translation MKKKHLMKAVLTLSLLGCQMNAAPVSPRLVSTSVDVRDGLNTAPFNQARTLNVPEGMKIEVVARVPGARFLAVTPDGNVLVSQPNTGKITLLRSSAAYAASDFVTGLQRPHDMVFTQVEGKTYLYVSEAGRITRSEYQNGDLTRRAATGVVENLPTSPLPGEGNYRHLLKNIALGNGKLYVSIASSTNEDPRDLQVEPKRGAIYQYDLDGKNGRLFATGIRNAEGLDFDPVTGELWAVVNQRDDIQYPYHQDFDGDGSDDYGKVIPDFVDNNPTEQFIKVKDGGDYGWPYCNPIATNGNMKAITYVPDVTRNPDNSVKNCAQMTKTDLGIQGHSAPLGLTFWSGNNVPAAFKNGATSGLHGSWNRQAFTGHKVSFFPFQNGEPTGEQDLVTGWVTDAVNKVRWGRPVDTAVLPDGSLLISDDQSGTVYRLYQPLPM comes from the coding sequence ATGAAGAAAAAGCACCTCATGAAGGCCGTCCTCACCCTGAGCCTGCTGGGCTGCCAGATGAATGCAGCCCCGGTATCTCCCAGACTGGTCAGCACCAGTGTGGACGTGCGAGATGGGCTGAACACCGCACCCTTCAATCAGGCCCGCACCCTCAATGTGCCTGAAGGCATGAAGATCGAGGTGGTGGCCCGCGTTCCCGGCGCACGGTTCCTTGCCGTCACACCAGATGGCAATGTGCTGGTGTCCCAGCCAAACACTGGAAAAATCACCCTGCTGCGCTCCTCTGCTGCTTACGCAGCCTCGGACTTCGTGACTGGATTGCAGCGCCCCCACGACATGGTTTTTACCCAGGTTGAAGGCAAGACCTACCTGTATGTCTCGGAGGCAGGCCGCATCACCCGCTCGGAATACCAGAATGGTGATCTGACCCGACGTGCAGCCACAGGGGTGGTGGAGAACCTGCCCACATCCCCCCTGCCAGGGGAAGGGAATTACCGACACCTGCTGAAGAACATCGCCCTTGGGAATGGCAAACTCTATGTGTCCATTGCCAGTTCCACCAACGAGGACCCCAGAGATCTGCAGGTCGAACCCAAACGCGGAGCGATCTACCAGTACGACCTCGACGGCAAAAACGGTCGCCTTTTCGCCACAGGCATTCGCAATGCTGAAGGCCTTGACTTTGATCCTGTGACAGGAGAACTCTGGGCAGTGGTCAACCAGCGGGACGACATCCAGTACCCTTACCATCAGGATTTCGATGGAGACGGTTCGGACGATTACGGCAAGGTGATTCCTGACTTTGTGGACAACAACCCCACAGAGCAATTCATCAAAGTCAAAGATGGAGGGGACTATGGCTGGCCTTACTGCAACCCCATCGCCACCAATGGCAACATGAAGGCCATCACCTACGTTCCAGACGTGACCCGCAATCCCGACAACAGCGTCAAAAACTGTGCCCAGATGACGAAGACCGATCTGGGCATCCAGGGACACTCTGCGCCCCTGGGGCTCACCTTCTGGAGTGGAAACAACGTGCCAGCAGCCTTCAAGAACGGGGCCACCTCTGGACTTCACGGCTCATGGAACCGTCAGGCCTTCACCGGGCACAAGGTCAGCTTCTTCCCCTTCCAGAACGGTGAACCCACCGGAGAACAGGACCTCGTGACAGGCTGGGTTACAGATGCCGTGAACAAGGTGCGCTGGGGACGCCCGGTGGACACCGCTGTCCTGCCCGATGGAAGCCTGCTGATTTCCGACGACCAGAGTGGAACGGTGTACCGTCTGTATCAACCCCTGCCGATGTAA
- the serS gene encoding serine--tRNA ligase — translation MLDLKFIRENAETVREAIQQKRVSLNLDDLLLVDQQVSEMKKTVEARQTERNQNAKLVPRASPEERPALIQKGKDLSEELKTLEADLREKQEELRVLLLKVPNVPLEGVPVGRDDEENVEIRREGEIPQFDFEPKDHITLLQNRDWADFERVGNVSGSRSYLLKGDMVLLEMALMNFAMTFLSGRGFTPMSLSALVRSKAFEGTGHFPGGEDQVYRIEGEDLMLAGTAEVPANELHRDIVLSEDQLPLTYAAISGAFRSEAGSAGRDVKGLIRVHEFKKVEQYVICRGDIEESQAWFYKLLANAEALMKALELPYRVIQNCTGDMGAGKVWMYDIETWVPSEQKYRETHSCSNLGDWQARRTNIRYKDRDGKMQFPHTLNNTGIASPRILVPFLENHQQADGSIRIPEALRPFLGGREQIG, via the coding sequence ATGCTGGATCTGAAATTCATCCGAGAAAACGCCGAAACCGTCCGTGAAGCCATCCAGCAGAAGCGTGTGAGCCTGAACCTGGATGACCTCCTCCTCGTGGACCAGCAGGTCAGCGAGATGAAGAAAACCGTGGAAGCCCGGCAGACCGAGCGCAACCAGAACGCCAAACTGGTGCCCAGAGCTTCCCCCGAGGAGCGCCCTGCCCTGATCCAGAAAGGCAAGGACCTCTCCGAGGAACTGAAAACCCTGGAAGCCGACCTGCGTGAAAAGCAGGAAGAACTTCGCGTGCTGCTGCTGAAAGTGCCCAATGTTCCTCTGGAAGGTGTGCCTGTGGGCCGCGACGATGAAGAGAACGTGGAAATCCGCCGCGAAGGCGAGATCCCCCAGTTCGATTTCGAGCCAAAAGACCACATCACCCTGCTGCAGAACAGGGACTGGGCCGACTTTGAGCGGGTGGGCAATGTCTCGGGCAGCCGTTCCTACCTCCTGAAGGGGGACATGGTGCTGCTGGAGATGGCCCTCATGAACTTTGCCATGACCTTCCTGTCCGGCAGAGGCTTCACCCCCATGAGCCTGTCTGCCCTGGTGCGCAGCAAAGCGTTTGAAGGCACCGGTCACTTCCCCGGTGGTGAAGACCAGGTGTACCGCATTGAAGGCGAGGACCTGATGCTGGCAGGCACGGCAGAGGTTCCCGCCAACGAACTGCACCGGGACATCGTGCTGTCTGAAGACCAGCTTCCCCTCACCTACGCTGCCATCTCAGGTGCCTTCCGCAGTGAGGCAGGTTCCGCAGGCCGTGATGTGAAGGGCCTGATCCGCGTGCACGAGTTCAAGAAGGTCGAGCAGTACGTGATCTGCAGGGGCGACATCGAAGAGTCGCAGGCATGGTTCTACAAACTGCTTGCCAATGCAGAAGCCCTGATGAAGGCACTGGAACTGCCTTACCGGGTGATCCAGAACTGCACCGGGGACATGGGGGCAGGCAAGGTGTGGATGTATGACATCGAAACCTGGGTGCCCAGCGAACAGAAGTACCGCGAAACCCACTCCTGCTCGAACCTGGGAGACTGGCAGGCCCGCCGCACCAACATCCGCTACAAGGACAGAGACGGCAAGATGCAGTTCCCCCACACCCTCAACAACACCGGGATTGCCAGCCCAAGAATTCTGGTGCCCTTCCTGGAAAACCACCAGCAGGCAGATGGCTCCATCCGCATTCCGGAAGCCCTGCGTCCTTTCCTGGGCGGGCGTGAGCAGATCGGCTGA
- the gatC gene encoding Asp-tRNA(Asn)/Glu-tRNA(Gln) amidotransferase subunit GatC, which translates to MITSAEMEHLKKLARLELSGEETEQIQLEMNKILSYFEKLQELDTEGVEEMQRPIDLVNVFRDDVVGDMFPHETAMGLSVEQEEGFFKVPRVVE; encoded by the coding sequence ATGATCACATCCGCCGAGATGGAACACCTCAAGAAACTGGCCCGACTGGAGCTCAGCGGAGAGGAAACCGAACAGATTCAGCTTGAGATGAACAAAATCCTCAGTTATTTCGAGAAGCTGCAGGAACTGGACACCGAAGGGGTTGAGGAGATGCAGCGCCCCATCGATCTGGTCAATGTCTTCCGGGACGATGTGGTGGGCGACATGTTCCCCCACGAGACGGCCATGGGCCTCTCCGTCGAGCAGGAAGAGGGCTTTTTCAAAGTCCCCCGCGTGGTCGAATAA
- a CDS encoding DsbA family protein, which yields MPKMVQTEYGEWYVPYRPSALRNIMGQIWFPYLAFFIVFAIFAIMASITEKVYKRRDLIQSREHLLQVLPVLGNRNAAVKVLEFTDYACAFCSEDHFQLQKTLKPYIDRGEVALFTLNVQKLGARSSMGTHHEYCIQQHDPAHLGLFADGVFRHNGGLLEEEVYRKIYQNTGGTRLKQVDACLNTSEALRHANAQKSYVEKLGVQSIQISYGSVAIQDHAIRDLHQLERWVKETVAQNGKLPAEFKREAQRLY from the coding sequence ATGCCAAAAATGGTCCAGACGGAGTATGGAGAATGGTACGTCCCCTACAGGCCCAGTGCCCTGCGCAACATCATGGGACAGATCTGGTTTCCCTATCTGGCTTTTTTCATTGTCTTTGCCATTTTTGCGATCATGGCTTCCATCACCGAGAAGGTCTACAAGAGGCGTGACCTGATTCAGTCCCGTGAACACCTCCTGCAGGTGTTGCCCGTGCTGGGCAACAGGAATGCTGCTGTGAAGGTGCTGGAATTCACCGATTACGCCTGTGCCTTCTGTTCTGAAGACCATTTCCAGCTCCAGAAGACCCTCAAACCCTACATTGATCGGGGAGAGGTGGCCCTTTTCACCCTCAACGTTCAGAAGCTTGGGGCCCGCAGCAGCATGGGCACCCACCACGAATACTGCATTCAGCAGCATGACCCTGCCCACCTGGGGCTTTTTGCAGACGGTGTGTTTCGGCACAACGGTGGTCTGCTTGAAGAGGAAGTGTACCGCAAGATTTACCAGAACACCGGAGGGACCCGCCTGAAACAGGTGGACGCCTGCCTGAACACCTCCGAGGCCCTCAGGCACGCCAACGCCCAGAAAAGCTATGTGGAGAAACTCGGGGTGCAAAGCATCCAGATCAGTTACGGCTCGGTGGCGATTCAGGACCATGCCATTCGCGACCTGCACCAGCTGGAACGCTGGGTGAAAGAAACGGTGGCCCAGAATGGAAAACTTCCCGCTGAATTCAAGCGGGAAGCGCAGCGCCTTTACTGA
- a CDS encoding pyridoxal phosphate-dependent aminotransferase: MTQSIRKAVKDTPAYPFQAIDVPVKLDQNENPYDFPLELKKMVAERMLSLPFNRYPDLHADRLKVAIGNFENWNPEGVVVTPGSNVLLHQLTSLAGLRQKVLTVKPTFAVYTLEASILESDLTLVPLNPDFSLPVEALKAELQKGGPGLFYITEPHAPTGKLDSVEEVEALLEVAKEHGWLSVIDEAYYQFGGNDFRYAVEKYGNVIITRTFSKAWGLAGLRLGYALTTVELATELQKVISAFNVNALTTLAVEVALENPGYVQKIADEQCSERDRMIEALQKHPTWKVYPSSTNFFLIRTPNASEAYQGLIDHGVLVRRQDSGFMLEGVLRVSVGKPEENDRFLEAAMQIQTS, translated from the coding sequence ATGACGCAGTCGATCCGTAAAGCGGTGAAAGACACCCCGGCCTACCCTTTCCAAGCCATTGATGTGCCCGTCAAACTGGACCAGAACGAGAATCCTTATGATTTCCCGCTGGAACTGAAGAAAATGGTGGCAGAGCGCATGCTCTCCCTGCCTTTCAACCGTTACCCGGACCTGCACGCCGACCGCCTGAAGGTGGCGATTGGCAATTTTGAAAACTGGAATCCTGAGGGTGTGGTCGTGACCCCTGGAAGCAATGTGCTGCTGCACCAACTGACCTCTCTGGCAGGCCTGCGCCAGAAGGTCCTGACCGTGAAACCCACTTTTGCGGTGTACACCCTGGAAGCCAGCATTCTGGAATCCGACCTGACCCTGGTCCCATTGAATCCTGACTTCAGCCTGCCTGTGGAAGCCCTTAAGGCCGAACTGCAGAAGGGTGGCCCTGGTCTGTTTTACATCACCGAGCCCCACGCGCCCACCGGAAAACTGGACAGCGTGGAAGAAGTGGAAGCCCTGCTGGAAGTCGCAAAAGAGCATGGCTGGCTCAGCGTGATCGACGAGGCCTATTACCAGTTTGGTGGGAATGACTTCCGGTATGCCGTGGAGAAGTACGGCAATGTGATCATCACCCGCACCTTCTCCAAAGCCTGGGGTCTGGCCGGATTGCGTCTGGGTTACGCCCTGACCACTGTGGAACTCGCCACCGAACTCCAGAAGGTGATCTCTGCTTTCAACGTGAATGCCCTGACCACCCTGGCCGTGGAAGTGGCCCTGGAAAACCCGGGTTACGTGCAGAAAATTGCAGATGAGCAGTGCAGCGAACGGGACCGCATGATTGAGGCCCTGCAAAAACACCCCACCTGGAAGGTGTACCCCTCAAGCACCAACTTCTTCCTGATTCGCACCCCCAATGCCAGCGAAGCCTATCAGGGCCTGATTGACCATGGGGTGCTGGTGCGCAGGCAGGACAGTGGATTCATGCTGGAAGGAGTGTTGCGGGTTTCTGTGGGCAAACCTGAAGAGAATGACCGTTTTCTGGAGGCAGCAATGCAGATTCAGACCAGCTGA
- a CDS encoding DUF402 domain-containing protein, translated as MHPIKVSLHDTWLNLHTEPKGVRPVDRYQRTGFGLYVARPFQNHPRIRYWEAHLIPELGLQVNVFHYHPDCKASHDYYLDVMRIEQKGHQWCTEDYYLDLLVYQGSHARILDTDEYLHAVQDGTLSAENAEFALMTAHKTLNNLGAFGYDMDAWLASEGIELFWKPEAVTSR; from the coding sequence ATGCATCCCATCAAGGTCAGTCTGCATGACACGTGGCTCAATCTGCATACCGAACCCAAGGGGGTCCGTCCGGTGGACCGCTACCAGCGCACAGGATTCGGTCTGTATGTGGCCCGTCCATTTCAGAACCATCCCAGAATCCGTTACTGGGAAGCCCACCTGATCCCTGAGCTGGGTCTGCAGGTGAATGTGTTCCATTACCATCCGGACTGCAAGGCCAGCCATGATTATTACCTGGATGTCATGCGGATCGAGCAGAAGGGCCACCAGTGGTGCACCGAGGATTACTACCTGGACCTGCTGGTGTACCAGGGCAGCCATGCCCGCATCCTGGACACCGACGAGTATCTGCACGCTGTGCAGGATGGCACCCTTTCTGCCGAGAATGCCGAGTTTGCCCTGATGACCGCCCACAAAACCCTCAACAACCTGGGGGCTTTTGGTTACGACATGGATGCCTGGCTGGCCTCCGAGGGCATTGAATTGTTCTGGAAACCTGAAGCCGTCACGTCCCGTTAA
- a CDS encoding esterase-like activity of phytase family protein — MRKFAVSLMFMLGLAQATTLSGYAVLPADTFAAGPASGAFNGQGVRGVPRFQGQPVQGFSAVQFSGTCGTYLAMPDNGFGSKPNSADYLLRLYAVTPTFKTSPAAQGSVKVGDFIQLRDPDKKVPFLLVNENTPERLLTGADFDIESFVQDNNGDIWIGDEFGPYLLHFDATGKLLEAPFKVPTFAQGSDPSKDFVMSPQNPAVLAASPAPGQPSLANLASSGGFEGMAINASRTRLYALLEKTVVGDGEYDLRIYEFDLASKTFTGKIHTYTKEEPGYAIGDMAVINDNEFLVIERDNKSGSDAAFKQIFRINLTDLDAEGKLNKQDIVDLMNIRDPQNLAGFGETFTFPFVTIEDVLVINPTTLLVMNDNNYDGKGGRGPDIKDPNEFLWLTLDQPLNVATGVGQPENCK, encoded by the coding sequence ATGCGCAAATTTGCTGTTTCACTGATGTTCATGCTGGGCCTGGCCCAGGCGACCACCCTGTCAGGTTACGCTGTGCTGCCTGCGGACACTTTCGCTGCGGGTCCTGCCAGTGGTGCGTTCAACGGTCAGGGTGTGCGTGGTGTGCCCCGCTTTCAGGGTCAACCTGTGCAGGGGTTCAGTGCCGTGCAGTTCTCGGGCACCTGCGGAACCTATCTGGCGATGCCTGACAATGGGTTTGGCAGCAAACCCAACAGTGCCGACTACCTGCTGCGCCTGTACGCAGTGACACCCACCTTCAAGACCTCCCCTGCCGCCCAGGGCAGTGTCAAGGTCGGGGATTTCATTCAGCTGCGTGACCCTGACAAAAAAGTGCCCTTCCTGCTGGTGAATGAGAACACTCCAGAACGCCTGCTCACCGGAGCAGATTTTGACATCGAGTCTTTTGTGCAGGACAACAATGGGGACATCTGGATCGGGGATGAGTTCGGTCCTTATCTGCTGCACTTTGATGCCACTGGAAAACTGCTGGAGGCCCCTTTCAAGGTCCCCACTTTTGCCCAGGGCAGCGATCCCAGCAAGGACTTCGTGATGAGCCCTCAGAATCCTGCTGTGCTGGCTGCAAGTCCAGCACCTGGTCAACCCAGCCTTGCCAACCTGGCTTCCTCTGGCGGTTTTGAAGGCATGGCGATCAATGCCTCCAGAACCAGACTGTATGCCCTGCTGGAAAAAACAGTGGTTGGAGATGGCGAATACGACCTGCGCATCTACGAGTTTGATCTGGCCAGCAAAACCTTCACGGGCAAGATCCACACCTACACCAAGGAAGAGCCCGGTTATGCCATTGGCGACATGGCCGTGATCAACGACAATGAATTCCTGGTGATCGAGCGGGACAACAAATCGGGTTCAGATGCCGCCTTCAAGCAGATCTTCAGGATCAACCTGACCGATCTGGATGCCGAGGGCAAGCTGAACAAGCAGGACATCGTGGACCTGATGAACATCCGTGACCCCCAGAACCTCGCGGGTTTCGGTGAGACTTTCACTTTTCCCTTTGTGACCATTGAGGATGTGCTGGTCATCAACCCCACCACCCTGCTGGTGATGAACGACAACAACTATGACGGCAAAGGAGGCCGTGGCCCGGACATCAAGGACCCCAATGAGTTCCTGTGGCTCACCCTGGATCAGCCGCTGAACGTGGCTACAGGTGTCGGTCAACCTGAAAACTGCAAGTAA
- the ubiE gene encoding bifunctional demethylmenaquinone methyltransferase/2-methoxy-6-polyprenyl-1,4-benzoquinol methylase UbiE, which yields MKDVKPVVGESQEKPRQVQEMFSSIAPRYDLLNRLMSLGVDQSWRKTATQLALQNRPASVLDVATGTADFALMLKKALPSVQVTGSDFVPAMLEVGRLKAKQQHIDITLEEGDALNLPYADNSFDALTCAFGFRNFANYERGLQEFHRVLKPGGRAVILEFPPPQPGFFGMLVRFYFRTVLPTLGSLVSGKKNAYTYLPESIMAFPEPEKLRRMMEEAGFSTSYQVLSFGLAAVHVGVKR from the coding sequence GTGAAAGATGTCAAGCCCGTGGTGGGCGAGTCCCAGGAGAAACCCCGGCAGGTCCAGGAGATGTTCAGCAGCATCGCGCCCCGTTACGACCTGCTCAACCGCCTGATGAGTCTGGGTGTCGATCAGTCGTGGCGCAAAACCGCCACCCAGCTGGCCCTGCAGAACCGTCCTGCCAGCGTGCTGGATGTGGCCACGGGAACGGCAGACTTTGCCCTGATGCTCAAAAAAGCCCTCCCCAGTGTTCAGGTCACAGGCTCTGATTTTGTCCCTGCCATGCTGGAAGTGGGCCGCCTGAAAGCGAAACAGCAGCACATCGACATCACCCTTGAAGAAGGGGATGCCCTGAATTTGCCTTATGCAGACAACAGTTTTGATGCCCTGACCTGCGCTTTTGGTTTCCGCAACTTTGCCAATTACGAGCGTGGTCTGCAGGAGTTCCACCGGGTCCTGAAACCCGGAGGCCGCGCAGTCATCCTGGAGTTTCCCCCACCCCAACCCGGATTTTTTGGGATGCTGGTCCGGTTCTACTTCCGCACGGTGCTGCCCACCCTGGGTTCCCTGGTGTCTGGCAAGAAAAACGCCTACACCTACCTCCCCGAGTCCATCATGGCCTTCCCTGAGCCTGAGAAACTGCGCCGCATGATGGAAGAAGCGGGTTTTTCCACCTCTTATCAGGTGCTTTCCTTTGGATTGGCTGCGGTGCATGTGGGTGTGAAGAGATAG
- a CDS encoding M20/M25/M40 family metallo-hydrolase, with protein sequence MSHITFLKSLLEAAGPTGYEERAASVWLAEAATFADQTYKDRYGNSFAVLNPDAKTTIMLSGHIDEIGVIVTHVDSDGLIYFQGLGGWDPQVLVGQRIRLMAEEGDILAVVGKKAIHLMDSDERSKASKIDDLWLDAALPAEEVKTRVKVGTAGRIEQPVLFSGRKIISPALDNRIGAYVVLEALKRMKELGFKERVVAVASSQEEIGAWGARVAAHSLNPDLALTVDLCFESKAPGINVKKLGESEFGSGTAITVGPFIHPAVAKGLQDAATQHKLKYTLNAAKNHTATDADEIHLIRSGVPGAVLSIPSRYMHSPNEIVDLDDVDNTIELMAQYVLGIQDYRFIR encoded by the coding sequence ATGAGCCACATCACTTTCCTGAAATCTCTGCTGGAGGCCGCAGGGCCCACCGGTTATGAAGAGCGTGCTGCATCCGTGTGGCTCGCTGAGGCTGCCACCTTTGCCGACCAGACCTACAAGGACAGGTATGGAAACAGTTTTGCCGTCCTGAATCCAGACGCAAAGACCACCATCATGCTCTCCGGACACATCGACGAGATCGGGGTCATTGTGACCCACGTGGACAGTGACGGCCTGATCTACTTCCAGGGCCTCGGAGGCTGGGACCCGCAGGTGCTGGTGGGGCAACGCATCCGCCTGATGGCCGAAGAGGGAGACATTCTGGCGGTGGTCGGCAAGAAAGCCATTCACCTGATGGATTCCGATGAGCGCTCCAAGGCCAGCAAAATTGATGACCTGTGGCTGGATGCTGCCCTCCCTGCAGAGGAAGTCAAAACCCGCGTGAAGGTGGGCACTGCAGGCCGCATCGAGCAGCCTGTGCTGTTCTCCGGGCGCAAGATCATCAGCCCTGCCCTCGACAACCGCATCGGGGCCTACGTGGTGCTCGAAGCATTGAAACGCATGAAGGAACTGGGTTTCAAGGAGCGTGTGGTGGCCGTGGCCAGCAGCCAGGAGGAAATCGGGGCCTGGGGTGCCCGCGTGGCCGCCCACAGCCTGAATCCCGATCTGGCACTCACCGTGGACCTGTGCTTCGAAAGCAAGGCTCCGGGCATCAATGTGAAGAAACTGGGCGAAAGTGAATTCGGCAGTGGAACCGCCATCACGGTGGGGCCGTTCATCCACCCGGCAGTGGCAAAAGGCCTGCAGGACGCTGCAACCCAGCACAAACTCAAATACACCCTGAATGCCGCCAAGAACCACACTGCAACAGATGCCGATGAAATCCACCTGATCCGCAGCGGTGTCCCCGGAGCGGTCCTCAGCATCCCCTCCAGATACATGCACTCTCCCAACGAAATTGTGGATCTGGACGATGTGGACAACACCATCGAACTGATGGCGCAATACGTGCTGGGGATTCAGGATTACCGTTTTATCCGGTGA